In Trichoderma asperellum chromosome 1, complete sequence, a single window of DNA contains:
- a CDS encoding uncharacterized protein (SMCOG1095:3-hydroxybutyryl-CoA dehydrogenase~EggNog:ENOG41~antiSMASH:Cluster_1.6) encodes MLPENYSSRPVAVIGGGVLGRRIACTWASGGYDVQIREPDQSQHEPCLNYIKENVARYPASVEKTAGTVRIFQDLDVAVRTAWLVIEAVPEKIQLKIDTFAELETHAPKDAILASNSSSYKSSEMLGELKDTTKSRVLNTHYYMPPDNMVVELMTDGYTDPDIFPFLMDRQREVGSKPFFARKECTGFIFNRLWAAIKRETLSILAEGVSTPEEIDTICMELTKTWGGPCRWMDVVGLDTVALIEDHYIEERQLSPTYTVDFLRREYISKGKLGAKSPFGGLYPPEPKSGALDSEPKNVTLDSGPTLETQDLVAQA; translated from the exons ATGTTGCCAGAGAACTATTCCAGTAGGCCAGTTGCTGTCATAGGAGGCGGCGTATTAGGGAGACGCATCG CTTGTACTTGGGCATCTGGTGGATATGACGTCCAGATCCGAGAACCAGATCAAAGCCAGCATGAGCCCTGTCTCAACTACATCAAGGAGAACGTCGCAAGATACCCTGCTTCTGTAGAGAAAACCGCTGGAACCGTCAGAATATTCCAAGACCTCGACGTGGCAGTCCGGACTGCGTGGCTTGTCATTGAGGCAGTCCCTGAAAAGATTCAACTCAAAATAGACACCTTTGCGGAACTCGAAACTCATGCCCCCAAGGATGCTATCTTAGCCAGTAATTCATCATCATACAAGTCCTCTGAGATGCTTGGGGAGCTCAAGGACACAACAAAATCGCGAGTCCTGAACACGCATTACTACATGCCTCCCGACAACATGGTTGTTGAGCTGATGACAGACGGCTATACAGATCCAGACATCTTTCCCTTTCTAATGGATAGACAGAGAGAAGTGGGTTCTAAGCCTTTTTTCGCGAGAAAAGAATGCACAGGCTTTATTTTCAACAGACTCTGGGCGGCGATAAAAAGGGAGACGCTGTCCATTCTCGCTGAAGGAGTGTCAACACCTGAGGAAATCGACACTATCTGTATGGAATTGACAAAAACCTGGGGAGGACCTtgcagatggatggatg TCGTCGGCTTGGACACTGTCGCCCTCATCGAGGATCACTACATCGAGGAGCGTCAGCTATCTCCTACCTATACAGTGGACTTTTTGCGTCGCGAGTATATTTCCAAAGGCAAACTCGGTGCAAAATCTCCTTTCGGCGGCTTATATCCTCCTGAACCCAAAAGTGGCGCGCTGGATTCGGAACCCAAAAATGTCACGCTGGATTCGGGCCCAACACTTGAGACCCAAGATCTTGTCGCTCAAGCATAG
- a CDS encoding uncharacterized protein (EggNog:ENOG41~antiSMASH:Cluster_1.6~TransMembrane:1 (i275-295o)) gives MQNRVVTRRTQFSSCDECRRSRVACDSQSRRSVAGKASAPCTRCWNRNRACTFKWIQDAKAGASTSHAATPPRPQGRRRRASHLVIDQVLDEEPAHAPTPAVTPVNSHDPSPTPYSRLESLEEALPEPASAPSEFETHPLGSCHFEWLQTLYRQNFEVVFGSWMGRYSCPFLFGQNDRAERYISISDLCCHLDKYMAETSKRNQVSAQEQWIQQDKKRDALIERSLRNTIAAFAVRWLPITSSDDVVGLALDNPHQIQTMWRQARRDMLRIINRPSYRSMLSLFLFALTPIPMGISEDEETDGVSGQVCIHAALQQVQSLRAWQRNLQFSGSKVSPSLSSTPICATPESADTSSFINAENIAYWAAITFDTSASLTLNCRPLLSSGLFGYESEFTWKLVRTCLNVFNESSKSWCLGSAGMTDERANEIIAAAACWKLLVWKLAANFKEALRDGHDESEVRKALSQVSNSIKQFDATFRPFLDECYKRMQFLGQQTKLRWFSLMLHSHLSILMVLDMIEVVDRYDLLADLKDASIEAENTVMNALAFGLHNTITLRRVIDSPSPGLPRESVTTRSMTFTVPLIAIDPYPHHVVASVQLMRKAIDRDYRIKKITQELFDGLNSTLESALKHLPQSSKSVQAARQKLSSAVPDD, from the exons ATGCAGAACCGCGTCGTTACCCGTCGTACCCAGTTTTCCAGTTGTGACGAGTGCCGCAGGTCACGCGTCGCGTGCGATTCACAGAGCCGTCGCAGTGTTGCGGGCAAGGCTTCTGCTCCCTGCACACGTTGTTGGAATCGGAATAGAGCCTGCACATTCAAA TGGATCCAAGATGCCAAAGCAGGAGCTTCAACTTCACATGCTGCTACTCCGCCAAGACCGCAAGGTCGGCGTCGGCGAGCCTCTCATCTTGTCATTGACCAAGTGTTAGATGAGGAGCCAGCTCATGCACCTACCCCGGCGGTGACTCCCGTCAATAGCCATGATCCTTCGCCTACGCCGTACTCACGACTCGAGTCTCTAGAGGAGGCTTTGCCAGAGCCAGCATCTGCTCCTTCAGAGTTTGAGACGCATCCCCTGGGCAGCTGTCACTTTGAATGGCTTCAGACTCTATATCGACAAAATTTCGAGGTCGTTTTTGGGTCTTGGATGGGCCGGTATAGCTGCCCTTTCTT ATTTGGACAAAATGACCGCGCCGAACGGTACATAAGCATATCAGATTTGTGTTGTCACCTGGACAAATACATGGCTGAGACGTCCAAAAGGAACCAAGTCTCGGCCCAGGAACAGTGGATTCAGCAggacaagaaaagagacgCGTTGATTGAACGGTCTTTACGCAATACTATTGCTGCGTTTGCCGTAAGATGGTTGCCAATCACCTCTTCCGATGACGTGGTTGGCCTCGCTCTCGATAATCCGCACCAAATCCAGACCATGTGGCGGCAGGCTCGACGAGACATGCTGAGAATTATCAATCGCCCCTCGTATCGATCGATGCtgtccctctttctctttgccttgACTCCCATTCCAATGGGAATATCGGAAGACGAGGAGACGGATGGAGTCTCTGGACAAGTTTGCATCCACGCGGCCTTGCAACAGGTCCAGTCTCTTCGAGCTTGGCAGAGGAATCTGCAGTTCAGCGGCTCAAAAGTGTCTCCGTCGTTGAGCTCGACTCCGATATGTGCCACTCCAGAGTCCGCCGACACTTCTAGCTTTATCAATGCGGAAAACATTGCATACTGGGCAGCAATCACATTCGACACATCCGCATCTCTCACGCTCAATTGCAGGCCACTCCTCTCGTCGGGGCTCTTTGGCTATGAGTCTGAATTCACATGGAAACTGGTGCGAACCTGCTTGAATGTGTTTAATGAATCCTCAAAGAGCTGGTGCCTGGGCAGCGCTGGGATGACAGATGAAAGGGCCAACGAGATTATCGCGGCCGCCGCTTGCTGGAAGCTGTTGGTTTGGAAACTAGCCGCCAATTTCAAGGAGGCGCTTCGGGATGGCCACGACGAGTCCGAGGTTCGAAAGGCTCTTTCGCAGGTTAGCAATTCCATCAAGCAATTCGATGCTACATTTCGTCCTTTTCTTGATGAATGCTACAAGCGTATGCAGTTCCTTGGCCAGCAAACAAAGCTTCGATGGT TCTCGCTCATGCTTCATTCTCACTTGAGCATATTGATGGTGCTCGATATGATAGAAGTCGTAGATCGGTACGACTTGCTCGCTGATCTCAAAGATGCCAGCATTGAAGCAGAGAACACTGTCATGAATGCACTGGCATTTGGTCTTCACAATACTATTACCTTGAGACGAGTCATCGATTCCCCATCGCCTGGCCTACCTCGGGAGAGCGTAACGACACGCAGTATGACGTTTACCGTTCCCCTTATCGCCATTGACCCTTATCCGCATCATGTGGTTGCGTCTGTGCAGCTCATGCGGAAAGCCATCGATCGGGATTATaggattaaaaaaattacccAGGAGTTATTTGATGGCTTAAACTCAACTTTGGAATCTGCGTTGAAACATCTGCCCCAGAGCTCAAAGTCAGTCCAAGCAGCTCGGCAAAAGCTTTCCTCGGCAGTGCCAGATGATTAG
- a CDS encoding uncharacterized protein (EggNog:ENOG41~antiSMASH:Cluster_1.6), whose translation MGRYSCPFLFGQNDRAERYISISDLCCHLDKYMAETSKRNQVSAQEQWIQQDKKRDALIERSLRNTIAAFAVRWLPITSSDDVVGLALDNPHQIQTMWRQARRDMLRIINRPSYRSMLSLFLFALTPIPMGISEDEETDGVSGQVCIHAALQQVQSLRAWQRNLQFSGSKVSPSLSSTPICATPESADTSSFINAENIAYWAAITFDTSASLTLNCRPLLSSGLFGYESEFTWKLVRTCLNVFNESSKSWCLGSAGMTDERANEIIAAAACWKLLVWKLAANFKEALRDGHDESEVRKALSQVSNSIKQFDATFRPFLDECYKRMQFLGQQTKLRWFSLMLHSHLSILMVLDMIEVVDRYDLLADLKDASIEAENTVMNALAFGLHNTITLRRVIDSPSPGLPRESVTTRSMTFTVPLIAIDPYPHHVVASVQLMRKAIDRDYRIKKITQELFDGLNSTLESALKHLPQSSKSVQAARQKLSSAVPDD comes from the exons ATGGGCCGGTATAGCTGCCCTTTCTT ATTTGGACAAAATGACCGCGCCGAACGGTACATAAGCATATCAGATTTGTGTTGTCACCTGGACAAATACATGGCTGAGACGTCCAAAAGGAACCAAGTCTCGGCCCAGGAACAGTGGATTCAGCAggacaagaaaagagacgCGTTGATTGAACGGTCTTTACGCAATACTATTGCTGCGTTTGCCGTAAGATGGTTGCCAATCACCTCTTCCGATGACGTGGTTGGCCTCGCTCTCGATAATCCGCACCAAATCCAGACCATGTGGCGGCAGGCTCGACGAGACATGCTGAGAATTATCAATCGCCCCTCGTATCGATCGATGCtgtccctctttctctttgccttgACTCCCATTCCAATGGGAATATCGGAAGACGAGGAGACGGATGGAGTCTCTGGACAAGTTTGCATCCACGCGGCCTTGCAACAGGTCCAGTCTCTTCGAGCTTGGCAGAGGAATCTGCAGTTCAGCGGCTCAAAAGTGTCTCCGTCGTTGAGCTCGACTCCGATATGTGCCACTCCAGAGTCCGCCGACACTTCTAGCTTTATCAATGCGGAAAACATTGCATACTGGGCAGCAATCACATTCGACACATCCGCATCTCTCACGCTCAATTGCAGGCCACTCCTCTCGTCGGGGCTCTTTGGCTATGAGTCTGAATTCACATGGAAACTGGTGCGAACCTGCTTGAATGTGTTTAATGAATCCTCAAAGAGCTGGTGCCTGGGCAGCGCTGGGATGACAGATGAAAGGGCCAACGAGATTATCGCGGCCGCCGCTTGCTGGAAGCTGTTGGTTTGGAAACTAGCCGCCAATTTCAAGGAGGCGCTTCGGGATGGCCACGACGAGTCCGAGGTTCGAAAGGCTCTTTCGCAGGTTAGCAATTCCATCAAGCAATTCGATGCTACATTTCGTCCTTTTCTTGATGAATGCTACAAGCGTATGCAGTTCCTTGGCCAGCAAACAAAGCTTCGATGGT TCTCGCTCATGCTTCATTCTCACTTGAGCATATTGATGGTGCTCGATATGATAGAAGTCGTAGATCGGTACGACTTGCTCGCTGATCTCAAAGATGCCAGCATTGAAGCAGAGAACACTGTCATGAATGCACTGGCATTTGGTCTTCACAATACTATTACCTTGAGACGAGTCATCGATTCCCCATCGCCTGGCCTACCTCGGGAGAGCGTAACGACACGCAGTATGACGTTTACCGTTCCCCTTATCGCCATTGACCCTTATCCGCATCATGTGGTTGCGTCTGTGCAGCTCATGCGGAAAGCCATCGATCGGGATTATaggattaaaaaaattacccAGGAGTTATTTGATGGCTTAAACTCAACTTTGGAATCTGCGTTGAAACATCTGCCCCAGAGCTCAAAGTCAGTCCAAGCAGCTCGGCAAAAGCTTTCCTCGGCAGTGCCAGATGATTAG
- a CDS encoding uncharacterized protein (EggNog:ENOG41~TransMembrane:12 (i61-79o99-122i129-148o154-178i190-210o222-244i302-327o339-359i368-387o393-414i426-446o458-479i)~SMCOG1106:major facilitator transporter~antiSMASH:Cluster_1.6) has translation MASYNSPNEKASVMEAETINTSDRSGKVEIDDGRGIKAVSSATLESFSHLDEKKILRKMDLRLIPMLAILYLLSFLDRGNIGNAKIEGLQEDLNLLPDQYNWCLTVFFFTYAAFEVPSNLLLKKLRPSVWLPTIMVAWGTVMTLMGIVRNYHGLLIARIFLGVTEAGLFPGVAYYLTMWYCRHEIQFRQALFFSAASIAGAFSGLLAFAIAKMDGTAGLEGWRWIFILEGIATVIAAVLAFFILQDFPETATFLTEEEKAFVVFRLKYQAQAGKFDTDQVQVAQAEEFKWKYVWSAFKDWQIWVNIIVYWGIVCPLYGISLFLPTIIKNLGYTSNKAQLMTVPIYITAAILAVVVAYVSDRVGKRSPFIITLLCVMIVGFSMCISSSNPKVVYGGVFISACAIYPAFPGVISWLANNLSGSYKRSAGMAIQIGVGNLGGAMASNFYRQKDGPRYILGHALELGFISAGIIAALTLVFAYMQINRRREAKVAQGEMDQYTAEQLSGKGDKALTWRYML, from the exons ATGGCTTCCTACAATTCTCCAAATGAGAAAGCCAGTGTGATGGAGGCAGAGACGATCAATACTTCTGATCGAAGCGGGAAAGTAGAGATTGACGACGGCAGAGGCATCAAAGCGGTTTCAAGCGCTACTCTAGAGTCTTTCTCTCATCTggatgaaaagaagattctTCGCAAG ATGGACCTTCGGCTGATCCCCATGCTTGCGATCCTCTATCTCCTCTCCTTTTTAGACC GAGGAAATATCGGCAACGCAAAAATTGAGGGCCTCCAAGAGGATCTCAATCTGTTACCCGACCAATATAACTGGTGCCTCactgttttcttcttcacctaTGCAGCTTTCGAGGTGCCCTCTAATTTGCTTCTCAAGAAGCTCCGCCCCAGTGTCTGGCTCCCCACCATCATGGTTGCTTGGGGCACAGTGATGACTCTAATGGGCATCGTACGAAACTACCATGGTCTTCTCATTGCACGCATTTTCTTAGGTGTCACCGAGGCGGGTCTGTTTCCAGGTGTTGCC TACTATCTAACCATGTGGTATTGCCGCCATGAGATCCAGTTTCGCCAAGCTTTATTCTTCTCCGCAGCCTCAATCGCCGGTGCTTTTAGCGGCCTCTTAgcctttgccattgccaagatGGATGGAACCGCCGGGCTCGAgggctggcgctggatctTTATCCTTGAAGGAATCGCCACAGTTATAGCAGCGGTGCtggccttcttcatcctACAAGATTTCCCAGAGACGGCCACGTTCCTCactgaggaggagaaggcctTTGTGGTGTTCCGTCTAAAGTACCAGGCCCAAGCGGGAAAATTCGACACAGATCAGGTGCAGGTTGCCCAGGCCGAAGAGTTCAAGTGGAAATATGTCTGGAGTGCCTTTAAAGACTGGCAGATTTGGGTGAACATCATTGTTTATTGGGGC ATTGTTTGCCCCCTGTACGGAATTAGCCTGTTTCTTCCTACCATCATCAAAAATCTAGGATACACGTCGAACAAAGCCCAGCTCATGACGGTCCCTATTTACATCACAGCTGCTATTCTCGCCGTTGTCGTGGCCTATGTTTCAGATCGCGTTGGAAAGCGAAGCCCATTCATCATTACTCTCCTCTGTGTCATGATTGTTGGCTTCTCCAT GTGTATCTCGTCGAGCAATCCCAAGGTAGTTTACGGCGGCGTCTTTATTTCAGCCTGTGCCATTTATCCAGCTTTCCCGGGTGTCATTTCTTGGCTTGCAAACAACTTGTCCGGCAGCTATAAGAGGAGCGCCGGAATGGCAATTCAGATTGGTGTCGGAAATCTTGGCGGA GCCATGGCATCCAACTTTTACCGACAAAAGGACGGTCCTCGATATATCCTGGGCCACGCACTAGAGCTTGGATTTATCAGCGCTGGAATTATTGCTGCCCTCACTTTAGTCTTTGCGTACATGCAAATCAACAGAAGGCGTGAAGCCAAGGTGGCTCAAGGCGAGATGGATCAATACACGGCGGAGCAGCTGTCTGGTAAAGGCGACAAGGCATTGACTTGGAGATATATGCTGTGA
- a CDS encoding uncharacterized protein (antiSMASH:Cluster_1.6), with amino-acid sequence MVTFYLDIVPRAGHFPADENPEWLFQRINQFFDPYFHQLKKVDLSVLKNRVTLV; translated from the coding sequence ATGGTGACCTTTTATCTGGATATTGTCCCTCGGGCTGGACACTTTCCTGCTGACGAGAACCCCGAGTGGCTGTTCCAGCGCATAAACCAGTTTTTCGACCCGTACTTTCATCAGCTCAAGAAGGTTGACCTGTCGGTCCTGAAGAACCGCGTCACCTTGGTCTAA
- a CDS encoding uncharacterized protein (EggNog:ENOG41~antiSMASH:Cluster_1.6~TransMembrane:2 (i161-179o199-218i)), whose translation MQASRLESSLGKAPKACKFCRLRKKKCNKALPRCGFCARRNRLCEYWKPNAATNTHSTIASPAEREWSSLLLDQERLHAQAVDLPTILFLDPDLLRLGQVETIHTVPTIPKIVLQFLGGLDEIRLTADKFFGHIHQWMPFISKKRFYDLYMQPSFHSRPDVALLLLALKLITTLPLPHLPNPRTVLYHTVKHFYLEVESSFSLLVLQAGILVALYELGHGIYPAAFLSIGQCGRYAHALGINTSQTVPATRVLTLVEVEERRRVWWAIVILDRFVSIGCPGRPFIATHPRLDDLLPVNDATFDLGMIVLDDFSTLSSPKTGHMSKFSLLCQAAHLLGQVLQHVSSDSAGQDIAWVQLYRTLQSMLTAALDVDHPDYDQITFVYSALVALYTPYLSSGKTENHNSDYSRRARDVLHQITGRISANLVGRRCFLGRDPEDVSPWGLYFAYRICGVLMRPSERALHGAEVLKSLLEAFQIISVKWNVATVYLELLEARKAISLGA comes from the exons ATGCAGGCATCCCGTCTAGAGTCTAGCCTTGGGAAAGCCCCAAAAGCCTGCAAATTCTGCAGATTACGAAAGAAAAAGTGCAACAAAGCGCTTCCTAGATGCGGCTTCTGCGCCAG GCGAAATCGTTTATGCGAATATTGGAAACCGAATGCAGCAACAAATACTCACTCTACCATCGCTTCACCTGCTGAAAGAGAGTggtcttctctcctcttggACCAAGAGCGGCTACACGCCCAGGCTGTCGACCTTCCCACTATCCTTTTCCTGGATCCAGATCTACTACGGCTTGGCCAAGTAGAAACTATACACACTGTACCAACCATCCCAAAAATTGTACTGCAATTCCTAGGCGGCTTGGATGAGATCCGACTCACAGCAGACAAGTTCTTTGGGCACATTCATCAATGGATGCCCTTCATCTCGAAGAAGCGGTTCTATGATCTCTACATGCAGCCCTCATTTCACTCTCGACCCGACGTAGCCTTACTTTTATTGGCACTAAAGCTCATCACTACCCTTCCCCTTCCTCATCTGCCCAATCCTCGCACAGTTTTGTATCACACAGTCAAGCATTTCTACCTAGAGGTTGaaagttctttttctctcctagTGTTGCAAGCAGGCATTCTCGTGGCACTATACGAACTGGGACATGGCATCTATCCAGCCGCCTTCTTGTCAATTGGACAATGTGGGAGATATGCCCATGCCCTGGGAATCAACACCAGTCAAACGGTGCCAGCTACAAGAGTGCTTACTCTGGTGGAAGTCGAAGAGCGACGAAGGGTATGGTGGGCCATTGTCATTTTAGACCG TTTCGTGAGCATCGGTTGCCCAGGACGGCCATTTATCGCTACACATCCACGGCTTGATGATCTGCTACCGGTCAATGATGCCACATTTGATCTTGGT ATGATTGTACTCGACGATTTCTCTACTCTTTCGTCTCCGAAAACAGGGCATATGAGTAAATTTTCTCTACTGTGTCAGGCTGCTCATCTGCTAGGTCAAGTGCTTCAGCACGTTTCCAGTGACTCTGCGGGCCAGGATATCGCCTGGGTGCAGCTTTATCGCACGCTACAATCAATGCTAACTGCTGCATTGGATGTTGACCACCCAGATTACGATCAAATTACATTTGTCTACAG CGCCCTTGTTGCTTTGTATACGCCCTATCTGTCCTCTGGCAAGACTGAAAATCACAACAGCGACTACTCCCGGCGAGCTAGAGACGTTCTACACCAGATCACAGGCCGAATCAGTGCGAATCTTGTCGGGCGCCGGTGCTTCTTAGGCCGAGATCCAGAAGATGTGTCTCCATGGGGCCTATACTTTGCTTATCGCATCTGTGGAGTGCTCATGCGTCCTAGCGAGAGAGCACTGCACGGAGCCGAGGTGCTGAAGAGTCTGCTTGAAGCGTTCCAGATAATCTCCGTGAAATGGAATGTGGCGACCGTTTACCTTGAGTTACTAGAGGCACGGAAGGCCATCTCCTTGGGAGCTTGA
- a CDS encoding uncharacterized protein (EggNog:ENOG41), producing MWRKQWRKNGGEQAAALSAFEATCKSDPQGAGDARPTALQIVRDEGVEGKLVGKVIVITGATSGIGIETARALSATEATLFLTARNLGKGNESLAGLVEPGRVSLVEMDLDSFKSIRSGAEKILSASRGQVNILIHSAGVMGIQEYSLTEDGIEAQFSANYLGFFLLFQLLKQALLASITPDLHSRVVIVASSAHRAASLGRGESYSLEEAEYSHEAAYNNSKLAAVHLANKIDRLYGSQGLHATSLHPGAIHTAISRHLPPESVEAILKNPHVGKILKSAQQGAATTVWAAVSKNWETKGGKYLEDCNEAERGVDDGEAFGVGWVEQTYNVTEEDRLWEDSLKLVGLEAEQA from the exons ATGTGGCGGAAACAATGGCGCAAGAATGGCGGAGAACAGGCGGCCGCTTTGTCAGCTTTTGAGGCGACTTGTAAAAGTG ATCCCCAGGGCGCTGGAGATGCTCGACCAACAGCCCTCCAAATCGTGCGGGACGAAGGTGTTGAGGGTAAACTTGTCGGAAAAGTCATTGTGATTACTGGAGCCACATCAGGCATCGGCATTGAAACAGCTCGTGCCTTGTCGGCTACTGAAGCAACTCTGTTTCTTACGGCTCGCAATTTGGGCAAAGGCAATGAAAGCCTTGCGGGACTTGTCGAACCCGGTCGAGTATCGCTGGTGGAAATGGACCTGGATTCTTTCAAAAGCATTCGTTCTGGGGCCGAAAAGATTCTTTCTGCTTCCAGGGGTCAGGTCAACATCCTCATCCACAGTGCGGGCGTCATGGGCATCCAGGAATATTCACTTACCGAGGATGGAATTGAGGCACAATTCTCTGCCAACTATCTTggtttcttcctcctcttccaactACTGAAGCAAGCTCTGCTTGCCAGCATCACTCCCGACTTGCATTCCCGTGTGGTGATTGTCGCTTCGTCTGCTCACCGAGCTGCCAGCCTTGGAAGGGGAGAGAGTTACAGTCTGGAAGAGGCAGAATACAGTCATGAAGCTGCATACAACAACTCAAAACTTGCAGCCGTGCATCTGGCCAACAAAATCGATCGCCTATACGGCTCTCAAGGACTGCACGCCACCAGTCTGCATCCTGGAGCCATCCACACTGCCATCTCCCGACATCTGCCGCCAGAGTCTGTGGAAGCCATCTTGAAAAATCCGCATGTTGGGAAAATATTGAAGTCTGCCCAGCAGGGAGCGGCAACAACTGTCTGGGCAGCGGTCAGTAAGAACTGGGAGACCAAGGGCGGCAAATACCTTGAGGACTGCAACGAAGCTGAACGGGGCGTGGATGACGGCGAGGCTTTTGGCGTGGGATGGGTTGAGCAAACTTACAATGTTACAGAGGAGGATCGTCTATGGGAAGACTCTCTGAAGTTGGTTGGATTGGAAGCAGAGCAGGCTTGA
- a CDS encoding uncharacterized protein (BUSCO:EOG092D16QX): MSPKPVIGLLGGGQLGRMLCQAAAPLDVEIAILDAENAPAKQINDNSHNINGSYKDAAKIKELASHCSVLSVETEHVDTTVLEEIATTTKVAVCPSWKTLRLIQDKYEQKAYLASKGIPVAESVAIEGSGDAMYASLKAVSGKFGYPWMLKARKDSYDGRGNLKISSEADLDRAVAEFGNFSCYAEKFVPFQCELSVLVIRTEDDEGRTKQLLPYPAVETVHEDNICSRVYMPPRATPASVCERAQQVASSVVDKLWGRGIFAVETFVTQDNDILVNEIAPRPHNSGHLFIEAVPYMSQFKAQLTSILDETLPAKIEPHVSSSIMINILGGANPDSHLPLVEKAKSMYGNKMSVYVHLYGKESKPSRKIGHITVTGVVASISELEEFAKPLVDMASIVRQERLQAGSKSLRPEQGVSKPKAAPLVLVTMGSDSDLPVLKAGIDILNQFGVPWEVDITSAHRTPAKMADVATKAAARGIKVIIAAAGGAAHLPGMVSAYTPLPVIGVPVKATHLDGVDSLYSIVQMPRGVPTATVGINNSTNAALLAIRCLGAFIPEFHNKMKAYQLENEKQVEEKANKLREIDVDAYLAQMKK, translated from the exons ATGAGCCCAAAGCCCGTCATTGGCCTTCTGGGTGGCGGCCAGCTTGGCCGGATGCTGTgccaagctgcagctcccCTCGACGTCGAAATCGCCATTCTCGACGCGGAGAATGCGCCGGCCAAGCAGATCAACGATAACAGCCACAACATCAATGGCTCCTACAAGGACGCggccaagatcaaggagcTGGCCTCTCACTGCAGCGTGCTCAGCGTCGAGACGGAGCACGTCGACACGACCGTGCTGGAGGAGATTGCGACGACGACAAAGGTTGCCGTTTGCCCGTCATGGAAGACGCTGCGTCTGATCCAGGACAAGTACGAGCAAAAGGCATACCTGGCCAGCAAAGGAATCCCCGTGGCGGAATCCGTGGCCATTGAGGGCTCTGGCGATGCCATGTACGCCTCTCTCAAGGCCGTCTCGGGCAAGTTTGGATATCCCTGGATGCTCAAGGCCAGAAAGGACTCGTACGACGGCCGAGGAAACCTCAAGATCTCGAGCGAGGCCGATCTGGACCGTGCCGTCGCCGAGTTTGGCAACTTCAGCTGCTACGCCGAGAAGTTCGTCCCTTTCCAGTGCGAGCTGTCTGTGCTGGTCATCCGCACCGAGGACGACGAGGGCCGAACAAAGCAGCTGTTGCCCTACCCGGCAGTCGAGACAGTCCACGAGGACAACATCTGCTCGCGAGTCTACATGCCTCCTCGTGCCACCCCTGCTTCTGTTTGTGAGCGCGCCCAGCAGGTTGCCAGCAGCGTGGTGGACAAGCTCTGGGGCAGAGGCATTTTCGCCGTCGAGACTTTTGTGACTCAGGACAATGACATCCTGGTCAATGAGATTGCGCCTCGGCCACACAACTCGGGCCATCTCTTTATCGAGGCAGTGCCATACAT GTCACAGTTCAAGGCACAGCTCACCTCAATCCTGGACGAGACTCTGCCCGCCAAAATCGAGCCCCACGTCTCTTCCAGCATCATGATCAACATCCTCGGAGGCGCCAACCCCGACTCCCATCTCCCGCTTGTCGAAAAGGCAAAGTCCATGTACGGCAACAAAATGTCCGTCTACGTCCACCTCTACGGCAAGGAGTCCAAGCCTAGCCGGAAAATTGGCCACATCACAGTCACCGGCGTCGTTGCCAGCATATCAGAGCTCGAAGAGTTTGCGAAGCCACTCGTAGACATGGCCAGCATCGTCAGACAAGAGAGACTACAGGCGGGAAGCAAGTCTCTCCGCCCAGAGCAGGGAGTTTCCAAGCCAAAGGCGGCACCGCTCGTCCTCGTCACCATGGGCTCGGACTCGGATCTTCCTGTTCTCAAGGCTGGCATCGACATCCTGAACCAGTTCGGTGTGCCATGGGAGGTGGACATCACTTCAGCGCACCGTACGCCAGCCAAGATGGCCGATGTGGCCACGAAAGCAGCTGCCCGTGGCATCAAAGTCATCATCGCGGCTGCAGGAGGAGCCGCTCATCTGCCTGGAATGGTCTCGGCTTACACACCCTTGCCCGTGATTGGTGTCCCGGTCAAGGCCACGCATCTCGACGGAGTAGATTCTCTGTACTCCATTGTACAAATGCCT CGAGGCGTACCGACCGCCACCGTCGGCATCAACAATTCGACCAATGCGGCTCTCCTTGCCATCAGATGCTTGGGCGCCTTTATCCCCGAGTTCCACAACAAGATGAAGGCGTACCAGCTCGAAAACGAGAAGCAGGTTGAAGAAAAGGCCAACAAGCTGCGAGAGATTGACGTGGATGCGTATCTGGCGCAAATGAAGAAATGA